In Eschrichtius robustus isolate mEscRob2 chromosome 11, mEscRob2.pri, whole genome shotgun sequence, the following proteins share a genomic window:
- the SCYL1 gene encoding N-terminal kinase-like protein isoform X1, with protein MWFFARDPVRDFPFELSPELPEGGPPGPWVLHRGRKKATGSPVSIFVYDVKPGVEEQTQVAKAAFKRLKTLRHPNILAYIDGLETDKCLHIVTEAVTPLGAYLKARAEAGDLKELELSWGLHQIVKALSFLVNDCSLIHNNVCMAAVFVDRAGEWKLGGLDYMYSAQGNGGGPPRKGIPELEQYDPPELADASGRAVREKWSADMWRLGCLIWEVFNGPLPRAAALRNPGKIPKSLVPHYCELVGANPKVRPNPARFLQNCRAPDGFMNNRFVEINLFLEEIQIKEPAEKQKFFQELSKSLDSFPEDFCRHKVLPQLLTAFEFGNAGAVVLTPLFKVGKFLGAEEYQQKIIPVVVKMFSSTDRAMRIRLLQQMEQFIQYLDEPTVNTQIFPHVVHGFLDTNPAIREQTVKSMLLLAPKLNETNLNVELMKHFARLQAKDEQGPIRCNTTVCLGKIGSYLSASTRHRVLTSAFSRATKDPFAPSRVAGVLGFAATHNLYSMNDCAHKILPVLCSLTVDPERSVRDQAFKAIRSFLSKLESVSEDPTQLAEAEKDVHAASSPGMGGAAASWAGWAVTGVSSLTSKLIRAHPTAAPAETNVPQRPVSEGLPAPAPTPVAATPTTSGHWETQEESKDAEEDSTAADRWDDEDWGSLEQEAESVLAQQDNWSTGGQASWAGQTSNPGHKSQESDWSSWEAEDAWEQGWQEPSPPEPPPEGTRLASEYNWGGPEPSDKGDPFAALSVRREAGAQPRRDSWGDDNWEGLEAESRQAKAELARKKREERRQEMEAKRAEKKTAKGPMKLGTRKLD; from the exons ATGTGGTTCTTTGCCCGGGACCCGGTCCGGGATTTCCCGTTTGAGCTCAGCCCGGAACTCCCCGAGGGCGGCCCGCCCGGGCCCTGGGTCCTGCACCGCGGCCGCAAGAAG GCCACAGGCAGCCCGGTGTCCATCTTCGTGTATGACGTGAAGCCCGGCGTCGAAGAGCAGACCCAGGTGGCCAAAGCTGCCTTCAAGCGCCTCAAAACTCTCCGGCACCCCAACATCCTGGCCTACATCGATGGGCTGGAG ACAGACAAATGCCTCCACATAGTGACAGAGGCTGTGACCCCGCTGGGAGCGTACCTCAAGGCGCGAGCGGAGGCTGGTGACCTGAAGGAGCTGGAGCTCTCCTGGGGGCTACACCAAATTGTG AAAGCTCTCAGCTTCCTGGTCAATGACTGCAGCCTCATCCACAACAATGTCTGCATGGCCGCTGTGTTCGTGGACCGCGCTGGCGAGTGGAAGCTTGGGGGCCTGGACTACATGtattcagcccagggcaatggtGGGGGACCTCCCCGCAAGGGGATCCCGGAGCTTGAGCAGTATGATCCCCCGGAGTTGGCTGATGCCAGTGGCAGAGCGGTCAGAGAGAAGTG GTCAGCTGACATGTGGCGCTTGGGTTGCCTCATCTGGGAAGTCTTCAATGGGCCCCTACCTCGTGCAGCTGCCCTGCGAAACCCTGGGAAG ATCCCCAAGTCACTGGTGCCCCATTACTGTGAGCTGGTCGGAGCCAACCCCAAGGTACGTCCCAACCCAGCCCGCTTCCTGCAGAACTGCCGGGCACCTGATGGCTTCATGAACAACCGCTTTGTGGAGATCAACCTCTTCCTGGAAGAGATTCAG ATCAAAGAGCCAGCCGAGAAGCAAAAGTTCTTCCAAGAGCTGAGCAAGAGCCTAGACTCGTTCCCTGAGGATTTCTGCCGGCACAAGGTGCTGCCCCAGCTGTTGACCGCCTTCGAGTTTGGCAACGCGGGGGCTGTTGTCCTCACGCCCCTGTTCAAG GTGGGTAAGTTCCTCGGCGCTGAGGAGTATCAGCAGAAGATCATCCCTGTCGTAGTCAAGATGTTCTCATCGACTGACCGGGCCATGCGTATCCGCCTCCTACAACAG ATGGAGCAGTTCATCCAGTACCTTGATGAGCCAACAGTCAACACCCAGATCTTTCCCCACGTCGTGCATGGCTTCCTGGACACCAACCCTGCCATCCGGGAGCAGACAGTCAAG TCCATGCTGCTCCTGGCCCCGAAGCTGAACGAGACCAACCTCAACGTGGAGCTGATGAAGCACTTTGCGCGGCTGCAGGCTAAGGACGAACAGGGCCCCATACGCTGCAACACCACCGTCTGCCTGGGCAAAATCGGCTCCTACCTCAGTGCCAGC accagACACAGGGTCCTCACCTCCGCCTTTAGCCGGGCCACTAAGGACCCGTTTGCACCGTCCCGGGTCGCGGGTGTTTTGGGCTTCGCCGCCACCCACAACCTCTACTCGATGAATGATTGCGCCCACAAGATcctgcctgtgctctgcagcctcACCGTGGATCCTGAGAGATCCGTGCGGGACCAG GCCTTCAAGGCCATTCGAAGCTTCCTGTCCAAACTGGAGTCTGTGTCGGAGGACCCCACCCAGCTGGCCGAAGCGG AGAAGGACGTCCATGCAGCCTCCAGCCCTGGAATGGGAGGAGCCGCAGCCAGCTGGGCAGGCTGGGCCGTGACAGGGGTCTCCTCACTCACCTCTAAGCTGATCCGTGCACACCCCACGGCTGCCCCAGCTGAGACCAACGTTCCCCAGAGACCCGTGTCTGAGG GACTTCCTGCCCCAGCCCCGACCCCTGTCGCTGCCACACCCACAACCTCAGGCCactgggagacacaagaggagaGCAAGGACGCAGAAGAGGACAGCACTGCTGCCGACAGATGGGATGATGAAGACTGGGGCAGCTTGGAG CAGGAGGCCGAATCTGTGTTGGCCCAGCAGGACAACTGGAGTACTGGGGGCCAAGCCAGCTGGGCTGGGCAG ACCAGCAACCCTGGTCACAAATCCCAGGAGTCAGACTGGAGCAGCTGGGAAGCCGAGGACGCATGGGAGCAGGGCTGGCAGGAGCCAAGCCCCCCGGAGCCACCCCCTGAGGGCACACGGCTGGCCAGCGAGTATAACTGGGGTGGACCGGAGCCTAGTGACAAAGGCGACCCCTTTGCTGCCCTGTCAGTGCGTCGGGAGGCTGGTGCCCAG CCGAGGCGGGACTCGTGGGGTGATGACAACTGGGAGGGCCTGGAGGCCGAGAGCC GACAGGCCAAGGCGGAGCTAGCCCGGAAGAAGCGCGAGGAGCGTAGGCAGGAGATGGAGGCGAAACGCGCTGAGAAAAAGACAGCCAAAGGCCCCATGAAGCTGGGAACCCGGAAGCTGGACTGA
- the SCYL1 gene encoding N-terminal kinase-like protein isoform X2, which produces MWFFARDPVRDFPFELSPELPEGGPPGPWVLHRGRKKATGSPVSIFVYDVKPGVEEQTQVAKAAFKRLKTLRHPNILAYIDGLETDKCLHIVTEAVTPLGAYLKARAEAGDLKELELSWGLHQIVKALSFLVNDCSLIHNNVCMAAVFVDRAGEWKLGGLDYMYSAQGNGGGPPRKGIPELEQYDPPELADASGRAVREKWSADMWRLGCLIWEVFNGPLPRAAALRNPGKIPKSLVPHYCELVGANPKVRPNPARFLQNCRAPDGFMNNRFVEINLFLEEIQIKEPAEKQKFFQELSKSLDSFPEDFCRHKVLPQLLTAFEFGNAGAVVLTPLFKVGKFLGAEEYQQKIIPVVVKMFSSTDRAMRIRLLQQMEQFIQYLDEPTVNTQIFPHVVHGFLDTNPAIREQTVKSMLLLAPKLNETNLNVELMKHFARLQAKDEQGPIRCNTTVCLGKIGSYLSASTRHRVLTSAFSRATKDPFAPSRVAGVLGFAATHNLYSMNDCAHKILPVLCSLTVDPERSVRDQAFKAIRSFLSKLESVSEDPTQLAEAEKDVHAASSPGMGGAAASWAGWAVTGVSSLTSKLIRAHPTAAPAETNVPQRPVSEGLPAPAPTPVAATPTTSGHWETQEESKDAEEDSTAADRWDDEDWGSLEEAESVLAQQDNWSTGGQASWAGQTSNPGHKSQESDWSSWEAEDAWEQGWQEPSPPEPPPEGTRLASEYNWGGPEPSDKGDPFAALSVRREAGAQPRRDSWGDDNWEGLEAESRQAKAELARKKREERRQEMEAKRAEKKTAKGPMKLGTRKLD; this is translated from the exons ATGTGGTTCTTTGCCCGGGACCCGGTCCGGGATTTCCCGTTTGAGCTCAGCCCGGAACTCCCCGAGGGCGGCCCGCCCGGGCCCTGGGTCCTGCACCGCGGCCGCAAGAAG GCCACAGGCAGCCCGGTGTCCATCTTCGTGTATGACGTGAAGCCCGGCGTCGAAGAGCAGACCCAGGTGGCCAAAGCTGCCTTCAAGCGCCTCAAAACTCTCCGGCACCCCAACATCCTGGCCTACATCGATGGGCTGGAG ACAGACAAATGCCTCCACATAGTGACAGAGGCTGTGACCCCGCTGGGAGCGTACCTCAAGGCGCGAGCGGAGGCTGGTGACCTGAAGGAGCTGGAGCTCTCCTGGGGGCTACACCAAATTGTG AAAGCTCTCAGCTTCCTGGTCAATGACTGCAGCCTCATCCACAACAATGTCTGCATGGCCGCTGTGTTCGTGGACCGCGCTGGCGAGTGGAAGCTTGGGGGCCTGGACTACATGtattcagcccagggcaatggtGGGGGACCTCCCCGCAAGGGGATCCCGGAGCTTGAGCAGTATGATCCCCCGGAGTTGGCTGATGCCAGTGGCAGAGCGGTCAGAGAGAAGTG GTCAGCTGACATGTGGCGCTTGGGTTGCCTCATCTGGGAAGTCTTCAATGGGCCCCTACCTCGTGCAGCTGCCCTGCGAAACCCTGGGAAG ATCCCCAAGTCACTGGTGCCCCATTACTGTGAGCTGGTCGGAGCCAACCCCAAGGTACGTCCCAACCCAGCCCGCTTCCTGCAGAACTGCCGGGCACCTGATGGCTTCATGAACAACCGCTTTGTGGAGATCAACCTCTTCCTGGAAGAGATTCAG ATCAAAGAGCCAGCCGAGAAGCAAAAGTTCTTCCAAGAGCTGAGCAAGAGCCTAGACTCGTTCCCTGAGGATTTCTGCCGGCACAAGGTGCTGCCCCAGCTGTTGACCGCCTTCGAGTTTGGCAACGCGGGGGCTGTTGTCCTCACGCCCCTGTTCAAG GTGGGTAAGTTCCTCGGCGCTGAGGAGTATCAGCAGAAGATCATCCCTGTCGTAGTCAAGATGTTCTCATCGACTGACCGGGCCATGCGTATCCGCCTCCTACAACAG ATGGAGCAGTTCATCCAGTACCTTGATGAGCCAACAGTCAACACCCAGATCTTTCCCCACGTCGTGCATGGCTTCCTGGACACCAACCCTGCCATCCGGGAGCAGACAGTCAAG TCCATGCTGCTCCTGGCCCCGAAGCTGAACGAGACCAACCTCAACGTGGAGCTGATGAAGCACTTTGCGCGGCTGCAGGCTAAGGACGAACAGGGCCCCATACGCTGCAACACCACCGTCTGCCTGGGCAAAATCGGCTCCTACCTCAGTGCCAGC accagACACAGGGTCCTCACCTCCGCCTTTAGCCGGGCCACTAAGGACCCGTTTGCACCGTCCCGGGTCGCGGGTGTTTTGGGCTTCGCCGCCACCCACAACCTCTACTCGATGAATGATTGCGCCCACAAGATcctgcctgtgctctgcagcctcACCGTGGATCCTGAGAGATCCGTGCGGGACCAG GCCTTCAAGGCCATTCGAAGCTTCCTGTCCAAACTGGAGTCTGTGTCGGAGGACCCCACCCAGCTGGCCGAAGCGG AGAAGGACGTCCATGCAGCCTCCAGCCCTGGAATGGGAGGAGCCGCAGCCAGCTGGGCAGGCTGGGCCGTGACAGGGGTCTCCTCACTCACCTCTAAGCTGATCCGTGCACACCCCACGGCTGCCCCAGCTGAGACCAACGTTCCCCAGAGACCCGTGTCTGAGG GACTTCCTGCCCCAGCCCCGACCCCTGTCGCTGCCACACCCACAACCTCAGGCCactgggagacacaagaggagaGCAAGGACGCAGAAGAGGACAGCACTGCTGCCGACAGATGGGATGATGAAGACTGGGGCAGCTTGGAG GAGGCCGAATCTGTGTTGGCCCAGCAGGACAACTGGAGTACTGGGGGCCAAGCCAGCTGGGCTGGGCAG ACCAGCAACCCTGGTCACAAATCCCAGGAGTCAGACTGGAGCAGCTGGGAAGCCGAGGACGCATGGGAGCAGGGCTGGCAGGAGCCAAGCCCCCCGGAGCCACCCCCTGAGGGCACACGGCTGGCCAGCGAGTATAACTGGGGTGGACCGGAGCCTAGTGACAAAGGCGACCCCTTTGCTGCCCTGTCAGTGCGTCGGGAGGCTGGTGCCCAG CCGAGGCGGGACTCGTGGGGTGATGACAACTGGGAGGGCCTGGAGGCCGAGAGCC GACAGGCCAAGGCGGAGCTAGCCCGGAAGAAGCGCGAGGAGCGTAGGCAGGAGATGGAGGCGAAACGCGCTGAGAAAAAGACAGCCAAAGGCCCCATGAAGCTGGGAACCCGGAAGCTGGACTGA
- the SCYL1 gene encoding N-terminal kinase-like protein isoform X3 — protein MWFFARDPVRDFPFELSPELPEGGPPGPWVLHRGRKKATGSPVSIFVYDVKPGVEEQTQVAKAAFKRLKTLRHPNILAYIDGLETDKCLHIVTEAVTPLGAYLKARAEAGDLKELELSWGLHQIVKALSFLVNDCSLIHNNVCMAAVFVDRAGEWKLGGLDYMYSAQGNGGGPPRKGIPELEQYDPPELADASGRAVREKWSADMWRLGCLIWEVFNGPLPRAAALRNPGKIPKSLVPHYCELVGANPKVRPNPARFLQNCRAPDGFMNNRFVEINLFLEEIQIKEPAEKQKFFQELSKSLDSFPEDFCRHKVLPQLLTAFEFGNAGAVVLTPLFKVGKFLGAEEYQQKIIPVVVKMFSSTDRAMRIRLLQQMEQFIQYLDEPTVNTQIFPHVVHGFLDTNPAIREQTVKSMLLLAPKLNETNLNVELMKHFARLQAKDEQGPIRCNTTVCLGKIGSYLSASTRHRVLTSAFSRATKDPFAPSRVAGVLGFAATHNLYSMNDCAHKILPVLCSLTVDPERSVRDQAFKAIRSFLSKLESVSEDPTQLAEAEKDVHAASSPGMGGAAASWAGWAVTGVSSLTSKLIRAHPTAAPAETNVPQRPVSEGLPAPAPTPVAATPTTSGHWETQEESKDAEEDSTAADRWDDEDWGSLEGPPRPVISKQRSLPGLQPTSPPWGWAQYGLSRRPNLCWPSRTTGVLGAKPAGLGRPATLVTNPRSQTGAAGKPRTHGSRAGRSQAPRSHPLRAHGWPASITGVDRSLVTKATPLLPCQCVGRLVPSPHFPFQPRRDSWGDDNWEGLEAESRQAKAELARKKREERRQEMEAKRAEKKTAKGPMKLGTRKLD, from the exons ATGTGGTTCTTTGCCCGGGACCCGGTCCGGGATTTCCCGTTTGAGCTCAGCCCGGAACTCCCCGAGGGCGGCCCGCCCGGGCCCTGGGTCCTGCACCGCGGCCGCAAGAAG GCCACAGGCAGCCCGGTGTCCATCTTCGTGTATGACGTGAAGCCCGGCGTCGAAGAGCAGACCCAGGTGGCCAAAGCTGCCTTCAAGCGCCTCAAAACTCTCCGGCACCCCAACATCCTGGCCTACATCGATGGGCTGGAG ACAGACAAATGCCTCCACATAGTGACAGAGGCTGTGACCCCGCTGGGAGCGTACCTCAAGGCGCGAGCGGAGGCTGGTGACCTGAAGGAGCTGGAGCTCTCCTGGGGGCTACACCAAATTGTG AAAGCTCTCAGCTTCCTGGTCAATGACTGCAGCCTCATCCACAACAATGTCTGCATGGCCGCTGTGTTCGTGGACCGCGCTGGCGAGTGGAAGCTTGGGGGCCTGGACTACATGtattcagcccagggcaatggtGGGGGACCTCCCCGCAAGGGGATCCCGGAGCTTGAGCAGTATGATCCCCCGGAGTTGGCTGATGCCAGTGGCAGAGCGGTCAGAGAGAAGTG GTCAGCTGACATGTGGCGCTTGGGTTGCCTCATCTGGGAAGTCTTCAATGGGCCCCTACCTCGTGCAGCTGCCCTGCGAAACCCTGGGAAG ATCCCCAAGTCACTGGTGCCCCATTACTGTGAGCTGGTCGGAGCCAACCCCAAGGTACGTCCCAACCCAGCCCGCTTCCTGCAGAACTGCCGGGCACCTGATGGCTTCATGAACAACCGCTTTGTGGAGATCAACCTCTTCCTGGAAGAGATTCAG ATCAAAGAGCCAGCCGAGAAGCAAAAGTTCTTCCAAGAGCTGAGCAAGAGCCTAGACTCGTTCCCTGAGGATTTCTGCCGGCACAAGGTGCTGCCCCAGCTGTTGACCGCCTTCGAGTTTGGCAACGCGGGGGCTGTTGTCCTCACGCCCCTGTTCAAG GTGGGTAAGTTCCTCGGCGCTGAGGAGTATCAGCAGAAGATCATCCCTGTCGTAGTCAAGATGTTCTCATCGACTGACCGGGCCATGCGTATCCGCCTCCTACAACAG ATGGAGCAGTTCATCCAGTACCTTGATGAGCCAACAGTCAACACCCAGATCTTTCCCCACGTCGTGCATGGCTTCCTGGACACCAACCCTGCCATCCGGGAGCAGACAGTCAAG TCCATGCTGCTCCTGGCCCCGAAGCTGAACGAGACCAACCTCAACGTGGAGCTGATGAAGCACTTTGCGCGGCTGCAGGCTAAGGACGAACAGGGCCCCATACGCTGCAACACCACCGTCTGCCTGGGCAAAATCGGCTCCTACCTCAGTGCCAGC accagACACAGGGTCCTCACCTCCGCCTTTAGCCGGGCCACTAAGGACCCGTTTGCACCGTCCCGGGTCGCGGGTGTTTTGGGCTTCGCCGCCACCCACAACCTCTACTCGATGAATGATTGCGCCCACAAGATcctgcctgtgctctgcagcctcACCGTGGATCCTGAGAGATCCGTGCGGGACCAG GCCTTCAAGGCCATTCGAAGCTTCCTGTCCAAACTGGAGTCTGTGTCGGAGGACCCCACCCAGCTGGCCGAAGCGG AGAAGGACGTCCATGCAGCCTCCAGCCCTGGAATGGGAGGAGCCGCAGCCAGCTGGGCAGGCTGGGCCGTGACAGGGGTCTCCTCACTCACCTCTAAGCTGATCCGTGCACACCCCACGGCTGCCCCAGCTGAGACCAACGTTCCCCAGAGACCCGTGTCTGAGG GACTTCCTGCCCCAGCCCCGACCCCTGTCGCTGCCACACCCACAACCTCAGGCCactgggagacacaagaggagaGCAAGGACGCAGAAGAGGACAGCACTGCTGCCGACAGATGGGATGATGAAGACTGGGGCAGCTTGGAG GGCCCACCCCGCCCTGTGATCAGCAAGCAGAGGTCACTCCCAGGCCTGCAGCCAACCAGTCCTCCCTGGGGCTGGGCTCAGTATGGGCTGAG CAGGAGGCCGAATCTGTGTTGGCCCAGCAGGACAACTGGAGTACTGGGGGCCAAGCCAGCTGGGCTGGGCAG ACCAGCAACCCTGGTCACAAATCCCAGGAGTCAGACTGGAGCAGCTGGGAAGCCGAGGACGCATGGGAGCAGGGCTGGCAGGAGCCAAGCCCCCCGGAGCCACCCCCTGAGGGCACACGGCTGGCCAGCGAGTATAACTGGGGTGGACCGGAGCCTAGTGACAAAGGCGACCCCTTTGCTGCCCTGTCAGTGCGTCGGGAGGCTGGTGCCCAG CCCACACTTCCCTTTTCAGCCGAGGCGGGACTCGTGGGGTGATGACAACTGGGAGGGCCTGGAGGCCGAGAGCC GACAGGCCAAGGCGGAGCTAGCCCGGAAGAAGCGCGAGGAGCGTAGGCAGGAGATGGAGGCGAAACGCGCTGAGAAAAAGACAGCCAAAGGCCCCATGAAGCTGGGAACCCGGAAGCTGGACTGA